The following are encoded in a window of Solidesulfovibrio magneticus RS-1 genomic DNA:
- a CDS encoding methyl-accepting chemotaxis protein, which yields MDDVAMVADGPETVRKMAAGRPLCWRAPHPASLALAGLVAVAAGGAAGACVLWQMPPVAAVLLVGLSALCLTLAGLALLAEMPARLMADRLAQAAEGIQAEGPPPLALVVGPLAGLWPAAGEVAGRVADLGAEAEAQRRQAFTENRQALKALRDATKARKQADQARAAAVAEVVGEVRGHVDAASGRTRSLLADSSAAVELVAGQSASLGEAMDLLDLALAAVRRASDAALAAAAKANAAAATAASGRRLEEGLGQGCRTLSAAMDGLSTSFSELLGGLRFAADTGEAIADIADQTNMLALNAAIEAARAGDHGRGFAVVADEVRRLAERSKEAAAQAAARLGRVLAQAEGNAGLLTEANAAAGEFLDLSGRLGAALASIAGDAEAARTQGQGSAEAIGQSLASLDRAGQALAETLAKATAIEESSLAGQDHARRVEEALAGVDSLMARLCGTTAADGSVACN from the coding sequence ATGGATGACGTCGCCATGGTGGCGGATGGGCCGGAAACGGTTCGGAAAATGGCGGCCGGCCGGCCGCTTTGCTGGCGCGCGCCCCATCCGGCCTCCCTGGCCCTGGCCGGTCTTGTGGCCGTGGCGGCCGGGGGTGCGGCCGGGGCCTGCGTCCTGTGGCAGATGCCGCCGGTTGCTGCCGTTTTGTTGGTCGGGCTTTCGGCCCTGTGCCTGACCCTGGCCGGCCTGGCTTTGCTGGCGGAAATGCCGGCGCGCCTCATGGCCGACCGGCTGGCCCAGGCGGCGGAGGGCATTCAAGCCGAGGGGCCGCCGCCTCTGGCGCTTGTCGTCGGCCCTCTGGCCGGGTTGTGGCCGGCGGCCGGTGAGGTGGCCGGGCGGGTGGCCGACCTTGGGGCCGAAGCCGAGGCTCAGCGCCGCCAGGCCTTCACCGAAAATCGCCAGGCGCTCAAAGCCCTGCGCGACGCGACCAAGGCCCGCAAGCAGGCCGACCAGGCGCGCGCCGCCGCCGTGGCCGAGGTGGTGGGCGAGGTGCGCGGCCATGTGGACGCCGCCTCGGGTCGGACCCGGTCGCTGCTGGCCGATAGTTCCGCCGCCGTGGAGCTCGTGGCCGGCCAGTCGGCCAGCCTCGGCGAGGCCATGGACCTCCTCGACCTGGCCCTGGCCGCCGTGCGTCGGGCCTCCGATGCCGCCCTGGCCGCCGCCGCCAAGGCCAACGCCGCCGCCGCCACAGCCGCCAGCGGCCGCCGCCTGGAAGAGGGGCTGGGGCAGGGGTGCCGCACCTTGTCCGCGGCCATGGACGGGCTTTCAACCTCCTTTTCCGAACTCCTTGGCGGCTTGCGCTTTGCCGCCGACACCGGCGAAGCCATTGCCGACATCGCCGACCAGACCAACATGCTGGCGCTTAATGCCGCCATCGAGGCCGCCCGGGCCGGCGACCACGGCCGGGGATTCGCCGTGGTCGCCGACGAGGTGCGCCGGCTGGCCGAGCGCTCCAAGGAGGCCGCCGCCCAGGCTGCCGCCCGGTTGGGCCGGGTTCTGGCCCAGGCCGAGGGCAACGCCGGCCTTTTGACCGAAGCCAACGCCGCCGCCGGCGAGTTCCTCGACCTGTCCGGCCGGCTAGGCGCGGCCCTGGCCTCCATCGCCGGCGACGCCGAGGCCGCCCGGACCCAGGGGCAAGGCAGCGCCGAGGCCATTGGGCAGTCCCTGGCTTCCTTGGACCGGGCCGGTCAGGCCCTGGCCGAAACCCTGGCCAAGGCCACGGCCATCGAAGAATCGTCCCTGGCCGGCCAGGACCATGCCCGCCGGGTGGAAGAAGCCCTGGCCGGCGTGGACAGCCTCATGGCCCGGCTATGCGGCACGACGGCGGCGGACGGATCTGTGGCCTGTAATTGA
- a CDS encoding DUF1987 domain-containing protein: protein MQPFVCAPTRSTPEVHFDAASHRHRMKGECYPENAAAFFGPLFTWVKAYLAAKPAGPVVFDLELVYFNSSSSKALLDLFEILERAAASGTNITVNWRYDKDNDIACECGEEFAEDAKALIFTLLAL, encoded by the coding sequence ATGCAGCCGTTTGTCTGCGCGCCCACGCGCTCCACGCCGGAAGTCCACTTTGACGCGGCCAGCCATCGCCACCGCATGAAGGGCGAATGTTATCCGGAAAACGCGGCCGCGTTTTTCGGGCCGCTTTTCACCTGGGTCAAGGCCTATCTGGCCGCCAAACCGGCCGGCCCGGTCGTGTTCGATCTGGAACTGGTCTATTTCAACTCGTCCTCGTCCAAGGCTCTGCTCGACCTCTTCGAGATCCTGGAGCGCGCCGCCGCCTCGGGCACGAACATCACCGTCAATTGGCGCTACGACAAGGATAACGACATCGCCTGCGAATGCGGCGAAGAGTTCGCCGAGGACGCCAAGGCGCTCATATTTACGCTGCTGGCGCTCTAA
- a CDS encoding FeoA family protein: MDRREDDNRTHLGAIAPGGQCTVARVGCDGCLGQRLGDLGLVPGETVTVVRNAPLRDPIEIKVSGFLVSLRRCEASLVEVTAK; encoded by the coding sequence ATGGACAGGCGCGAGGACGACAACCGCACGCATCTGGGGGCCATTGCCCCGGGCGGGCAATGCACGGTGGCACGGGTGGGCTGCGACGGCTGCCTGGGGCAACGCCTGGGTGATCTGGGGCTGGTGCCGGGCGAAACGGTGACGGTGGTGCGAAACGCGCCCCTTCGCGACCCCATTGAGATCAAGGTCAGCGGCTTTCTGGTCAGCCTGCGGCGTTGCGAGGCCTCCCTGGTCGAGGTGACGGCAAAATGA
- a CDS encoding DUF4198 domain-containing protein, producing the protein MQHKKTVAGVLAALALALPGLALAHFQMIYTPEIALDKGGEVDMRLVFTHPFEAGHSMDMGAPEQFFMVYQKGGEGEPQKTDLKAGLAPIVWKSLGNTGKAYTFKQKLRSPGDYVFALVPAPYLEPEEGAYMQQITKLVLNVGGIPGNWDKPVGLPAEIVPLAKPYGLYTGNVFVGQVLSEGKPVPNAEIEVEYLNHAPNMAANSFDKKAAVAAPHDCFITQAIKADANGVFVYAMPKAGWWGFAAMGVGPVKEFEGKAMSQDALIWVKAVDMK; encoded by the coding sequence ATGCAGCACAAAAAAACCGTTGCCGGCGTTTTGGCCGCCCTGGCCTTGGCCCTTCCCGGCCTGGCCCTGGCCCACTTCCAGATGATCTACACGCCGGAAATCGCCCTGGACAAGGGCGGCGAAGTGGACATGCGCCTGGTGTTTACCCACCCCTTTGAGGCCGGGCATTCCATGGACATGGGCGCGCCGGAGCAGTTTTTCATGGTCTACCAGAAAGGCGGCGAGGGCGAGCCGCAAAAGACCGACCTCAAGGCGGGGCTGGCCCCCATCGTCTGGAAGAGCCTGGGCAACACCGGCAAGGCCTACACCTTCAAGCAAAAGCTGCGTAGCCCCGGCGACTATGTTTTCGCCCTGGTCCCGGCGCCCTATCTTGAGCCCGAGGAAGGTGCCTACATGCAGCAGATCACCAAACTGGTGCTCAACGTCGGCGGCATCCCCGGCAACTGGGACAAGCCGGTGGGCCTGCCCGCCGAGATCGTGCCCCTGGCCAAGCCCTACGGCCTCTACACCGGCAACGTGTTCGTGGGCCAGGTCTTGTCCGAGGGCAAGCCCGTGCCCAATGCCGAGATCGAGGTGGAATACTTGAACCACGCCCCGAACATGGCCGCCAACAGCTTCGACAAGAAAGCCGCCGTGGCCGCCCCTCACGACTGCTTCATCACCCAGGCCATCAAGGCCGACGCCAATGGCGTCTTCGTCTACGCCATGCCCAAGGCCGGCTGGTGGGGTTTTGCCGCCATGGGCGTGGGGCCGGTCAAAGAGTTCGAGGGCAAGGCCATGTCCCAGGACGCGCTCATCTGGGTCAAGGCCGTGGACATGAAATAG
- a CDS encoding YbaK/EbsC family protein, with the protein MSKTTRATQALAKAGAAFDVLTYDYQSGAERIGLQAAAAIGEPPSRVLKTLMVLVDGKPACCVVPSDGELSMKRVAAAFGGKAAAMMPPAEAEKATGYHVGGISPFGAKKRLPVVIEAAALDEPYVIINAGQRGVMVRLSPAEAVRVAGALSAPLLA; encoded by the coding sequence ATGTCCAAGACCACCCGGGCCACCCAGGCCCTGGCCAAGGCCGGCGCGGCCTTTGATGTCCTGACTTACGATTATCAGTCCGGAGCCGAGCGCATCGGCCTGCAAGCCGCCGCCGCCATTGGCGAACCGCCCTCGCGGGTGCTCAAGACGCTCATGGTGCTGGTGGACGGCAAACCGGCCTGCTGCGTGGTCCCCTCCGACGGCGAGCTGTCCATGAAACGCGTGGCCGCCGCCTTTGGCGGCAAGGCCGCCGCCATGATGCCCCCGGCCGAAGCCGAAAAAGCCACCGGCTACCACGTGGGCGGCATCAGCCCCTTTGGCGCGAAAAAGCGCCTGCCCGTGGTCATCGAGGCGGCGGCGCTGGACGAACCCTACGTCATCATCAACGCCGGCCAGCGCGGCGTCATGGTCCGCCTGTCCCCGGCCGAGGCCGTGCGCGTGGCCGGCGCACTGTCTGCGCCGCTGCTTGCCTGA
- a CDS encoding sigma-54-dependent Fis family transcriptional regulator — METEAQLPLSRERAAAVLAQWRRFQAGLAVDEAVARPVILQSWQRCRRAGFPADTLALCPIDAAGLARSVADNRELVDTAKRVMDRLAHSIHLSSSVVTLVDTTGLVLHVSATREDLASVPYGEPGRRCDEATLGTNGMGLCLVERRPVHVMGAEHFSSSLHYLSCSAAPIHDSTGRFLGALNLAISTENFHQHTLGLVEAAAHAIEEHLRLRALIASQRVILELLDDGVAVLGADGTIVSLNGQACSMLGLSPDVVGRDIRSFVRESEVLRAILADRQTFHDREVTFRLVQGELSCALSCAPFADGGVILTLRETRRMRKYAARVAGAKAVYTFEHILGQSKALREAVRLARVAAQGDATTLLLGESGTGKELFAQAVHNAGARRKGPFVVVNCGALPRNLVQSELFGYVAGAFSGALKEGSPGKFELADGGTLFLDEIGEMPLEAQVSLLRLLQENEVTRLGGKEARRVDVRIIAATNKDLALAVRNNAFRGDLYYRLNVLSIAIPPLRQREGDVPLLTRLFLDKFTASLGKPELEISREALAALAAHHWPGNVRELENCIERLVNVACSSRIDIADLPQDVMTDMLRGRPAAPGEAGMSLKRIQRALILETLRETGGNFRRASNLLNISRTTLYAKLKQYGISADTFRDQ; from the coding sequence ATGGAAACCGAAGCGCAGCTGCCGCTGTCCCGGGAGCGAGCCGCGGCCGTCCTGGCCCAATGGCGGCGATTCCAGGCCGGCCTGGCCGTGGACGAGGCCGTGGCGCGGCCGGTCATTCTCCAATCCTGGCAGCGTTGCCGCCGGGCCGGCTTTCCGGCCGATACGCTGGCCCTGTGCCCCATCGACGCCGCCGGCCTGGCCCGATCCGTAGCCGACAACCGGGAGCTGGTGGACACGGCCAAGCGGGTCATGGACCGGCTGGCCCACTCCATTCACCTCTCCAGCAGCGTGGTCACCCTGGTGGACACGACCGGCTTGGTGCTGCACGTGTCGGCCACCCGGGAAGACCTGGCCAGCGTGCCCTACGGCGAACCCGGGCGGCGCTGCGACGAAGCCACCCTTGGGACCAACGGCATGGGCCTGTGCCTGGTTGAACGCCGGCCGGTCCACGTCATGGGCGCGGAGCATTTCAGCTCCTCCCTGCACTATTTAAGCTGCTCGGCCGCGCCCATCCACGACAGCACCGGCCGGTTCCTGGGCGCGCTCAATCTGGCCATCAGCACCGAGAACTTCCACCAGCACACCCTGGGGCTGGTGGAAGCCGCCGCCCACGCCATCGAGGAGCATTTGCGCCTGCGCGCGCTTATCGCCAGCCAGCGCGTCATCCTCGAACTTCTCGACGACGGCGTGGCCGTGCTCGGGGCCGACGGGACCATCGTCAGCCTCAACGGCCAGGCCTGTTCCATGCTGGGGCTGTCCCCGGACGTGGTCGGCCGCGACATCCGAAGTTTTGTGCGCGAAAGCGAGGTGCTGCGCGCCATCCTGGCTGACCGGCAGACCTTCCACGACCGGGAGGTGACCTTCCGGCTTGTCCAAGGCGAGCTGTCGTGCGCGCTCTCCTGCGCGCCCTTTGCCGACGGCGGCGTCATCCTGACCCTGCGTGAAACCCGGCGGATGCGCAAATACGCCGCCCGGGTGGCCGGAGCCAAGGCCGTTTACACCTTCGAGCACATCCTGGGCCAGTCCAAGGCCCTGCGCGAGGCGGTGCGGCTGGCCCGGGTAGCCGCCCAGGGCGACGCCACCACCCTGCTTCTTGGCGAATCCGGCACCGGCAAGGAACTCTTCGCCCAGGCCGTCCACAACGCCGGGGCCAGGCGCAAGGGGCCGTTCGTGGTGGTCAACTGCGGCGCGCTGCCGCGAAACCTGGTGCAAAGCGAACTGTTCGGCTACGTGGCCGGGGCCTTTTCCGGAGCGCTCAAGGAGGGCAGCCCGGGCAAGTTCGAGCTGGCCGACGGGGGGACGCTGTTTCTGGACGAGATCGGCGAGATGCCCCTGGAGGCTCAGGTGAGCCTGCTGCGGCTTTTGCAGGAAAACGAGGTGACGCGCCTGGGCGGCAAGGAGGCCCGGCGCGTGGACGTGCGCATCATCGCGGCCACTAACAAGGACTTGGCCTTAGCCGTGCGCAACAACGCCTTTCGCGGCGACCTCTATTACCGCCTCAATGTCCTGTCCATCGCCATCCCGCCCCTGCGGCAGCGCGAAGGCGACGTGCCGCTGCTCACCCGGCTGTTCCTGGACAAGTTCACCGCCTCTCTCGGCAAGCCGGAGTTGGAGATCTCCCGCGAGGCCCTGGCCGCCCTGGCCGCCCACCACTGGCCCGGCAACGTGCGCGAGTTGGAAAACTGCATCGAGCGCCTGGTCAACGTGGCTTGCTCCAGCCGCATCGACATCGCCGACCTGCCCCAGGACGTCATGACCGACATGCTGCGGGGCCGGCCGGCCGCCCCGGGCGAGGCCGGCATGTCGCTTAAGCGCATCCAGCGGGCGCTGATCCTCGAAACCCTGCGCGAAACCGGCGGCAACTTCCGGCGTGCCTCCAACCTGCTCAACATCTCGCGCACGACGCTGTACGCCAAGCTTAAGCAGTACGGCATCTCCGCGGACACGTTTCGTGACCAGTAG
- the feoB gene encoding ferrous iron transport protein B, whose product MSARILAALAGQPNCGKSTVFNMLTGARQHVANFPGVTVEKKSGHFKLGGSSCELVDLPGAYSISSYSPEERVTRDFLLFDHPKVVVNVIDASNLRRHLCLTVELLELEANVVVHCNMMDVAERRGQKLDIEALAARLGVPVSSGVGRKGQGREKLAAVMTQAMEQPPKDEPFRVDYGPLEPHIRAVEDVLAEGGELGAPRRWLAVRLLEGDAGATAFVGEVFFDPVRLGTLVAERQQAFGEASGESPAAFAALARRRLARNLAQAATLKAAGPERTATDRIDDLVCHKFLGPAILVAVLFVLYQVSIVYGYKLTNYTWPLLAGLKNFVAGYLPPSGMLEDPVLRSLGLWFMDSINALLNYIPIFFLLFFCVAFLEDTGYMPRMAFILDRLFRSYGLHGQSTLPMVLAGVYLGGCCVPGVMACKAIPDDKSRLATILIIPLMNCLAKVPLYVLLVGAFFPHEASAAMFFISTVTLFMALPIARLLSGTLLSNLDSAPFIMEMPPYHMPTLRNLLTRAIEKVALFIQKIVTVVAAVAVIVFVLLQFPGISREHKAVYQARIDEARGQLDAAVAGSRFEAVLAGDGLLHFLRYEEAYKAARAGIEDAEAAKAVDARFRDESPDFFAILKPRTDAAAKAAQAGVKGFAAARDGITLEMRRERLETSFLGILGRALEPVTQFAGFNWRVNAGLLSAFAAKESAVATMGAIYKLEAGGNDNASLEDSMRKGEADFTPLHALALMLFMALYPPCMATSMMIKVQTGQAKWMVLAILYPMVLGIVVASAVFTGSRLLGLDGVTAMWSFYAVAVAATILAGLVPHRTRGMLSVAGNACPAVPNS is encoded by the coding sequence ATGAGCGCGCGCATCCTCGCCGCCCTGGCCGGCCAGCCCAACTGCGGCAAGTCCACGGTCTTTAACATGCTCACCGGCGCGCGCCAGCATGTGGCCAATTTTCCCGGCGTCACCGTGGAAAAGAAATCCGGCCATTTCAAGCTCGGCGGCAGCAGTTGCGAACTGGTGGACCTGCCCGGCGCCTATTCCATCAGCTCCTATTCCCCGGAAGAACGCGTCACCCGCGATTTCCTGCTGTTTGACCACCCCAAGGTGGTGGTCAACGTCATCGACGCCTCCAATTTGCGCCGCCATCTGTGCCTGACCGTGGAACTGCTCGAGCTTGAGGCCAACGTGGTGGTCCATTGCAACATGATGGACGTGGCCGAGCGCCGGGGCCAGAAGCTTGACATCGAGGCCTTGGCCGCGCGCCTGGGCGTGCCGGTGTCCTCGGGCGTGGGGCGCAAAGGCCAGGGCCGCGAGAAACTGGCGGCGGTCATGACCCAGGCCATGGAACAGCCCCCCAAGGACGAGCCGTTTCGGGTGGATTACGGCCCCCTGGAACCCCACATCCGGGCCGTTGAGGACGTGCTGGCCGAGGGCGGGGAGCTGGGCGCGCCCAGGCGCTGGCTGGCCGTGCGGCTGCTGGAGGGCGACGCCGGAGCCACGGCGTTCGTGGGCGAGGTGTTTTTCGATCCCGTGCGCCTGGGAACGCTTGTCGCCGAGCGCCAGCAGGCCTTTGGGGAGGCGTCCGGGGAATCCCCCGCCGCCTTTGCCGCTCTGGCCCGCCGCCGGTTGGCCAGAAACCTGGCCCAGGCCGCCACGCTCAAGGCCGCCGGCCCCGAGCGCACCGCCACAGACCGCATCGACGACCTTGTGTGCCACAAATTTCTTGGTCCAGCCATTCTCGTGGCCGTGCTGTTCGTTCTCTACCAAGTGTCCATCGTCTACGGCTACAAGCTCACCAACTACACCTGGCCGCTTCTGGCGGGCCTCAAAAACTTCGTGGCCGGCTATCTGCCTCCGTCCGGCATGCTCGAAGACCCGGTGCTGCGGTCGCTCGGGCTGTGGTTCATGGATTCCATCAATGCGCTGCTCAACTACATCCCGATATTTTTCCTGCTCTTTTTCTGCGTGGCCTTCCTGGAGGACACCGGATACATGCCGCGCATGGCCTTCATCCTGGACCGGCTCTTCCGGTCCTACGGCCTGCACGGGCAATCAACCCTGCCCATGGTGCTGGCCGGGGTCTATCTCGGCGGCTGCTGCGTGCCCGGGGTCATGGCCTGCAAGGCCATCCCGGACGACAAGTCCCGGCTGGCCACCATCCTTATTATCCCGCTCATGAACTGTCTGGCCAAGGTGCCGCTCTATGTCCTCTTGGTCGGCGCGTTTTTCCCCCACGAAGCCTCGGCGGCCATGTTCTTCATCTCCACGGTAACGCTGTTCATGGCCCTGCCCATCGCCCGGCTGCTCTCGGGCACGCTGCTGTCCAACCTCGACAGCGCGCCGTTTATCATGGAAATGCCGCCATACCATATGCCGACCCTGCGAAACCTCCTCACCAGGGCCATTGAGAAGGTGGCGCTTTTCATTCAGAAAATCGTCACCGTGGTGGCCGCCGTGGCTGTCATCGTTTTTGTCCTGCTGCAGTTTCCGGGCATCAGCCGGGAGCACAAGGCCGTCTATCAGGCCCGGATCGACGAGGCCCGGGGGCAGCTGGACGCCGCCGTGGCCGGGTCGCGCTTCGAGGCCGTCCTGGCCGGCGACGGGCTGCTCCATTTCCTGCGCTACGAGGAAGCCTACAAGGCGGCCCGGGCCGGCATCGAGGACGCCGAGGCGGCCAAGGCCGTGGACGCCAGGTTCCGCGACGAGAGCCCGGATTTCTTCGCCATCTTGAAACCCCGGACCGATGCCGCGGCCAAGGCCGCCCAGGCTGGGGTGAAGGGCTTTGCCGCAGCCCGTGACGGCATCACCCTGGAAATGCGCCGGGAGCGCCTGGAAACGAGCTTCCTGGGCATCCTTGGCCGGGCGCTGGAACCCGTGACCCAGTTCGCGGGATTCAACTGGCGCGTCAACGCCGGTCTGCTTTCGGCCTTTGCCGCCAAGGAATCGGCCGTGGCCACCATGGGGGCCATCTACAAGCTTGAAGCCGGCGGCAACGACAACGCTTCGCTGGAGGATTCCATGCGCAAGGGCGAGGCCGATTTCACGCCCTTGCACGCCCTGGCGCTGATGCTCTTCATGGCCTTGTATCCGCCCTGCATGGCCACCTCCATGATGATCAAGGTCCAGACCGGCCAGGCCAAGTGGATGGTCCTGGCCATCCTCTATCCCATGGTGCTCGGCATTGTCGTGGCCAGCGCCGTTTTCACCGGCAGCCGGCTCCTGGGCCTCGACGGCGTCACGGCCATGTGGAGTTTTTACGCCGTGGCCGTGGCCGCCACCATTCTGGCCGGCCTTGTGCCGCACCGGACCCGGGGCATGTTGTCCGTGGCCGGGAATGCCTGCCCGGCGGTTCCCAATTCCTAG
- a CDS encoding iron-containing alcohol dehydrogenase, which translates to MAVQEQVYGFFIPSVTLIGIGASKLIPEKIKALGGSKPLVVTDKGVVAAGILKQVTELLDAAAMPYTVYDKTVPNPTDLNVAEGTELYKSSGCDSLITLGGGSSHDCGKGIGLLISNGGKIHDYEGIDKATKPLMPYLAVNTTAGTASEMTRFAVITDTSRHVKMAIADWRVTPGIAIDDPVLMVGMPPALTAATGMDALTHAVEAFVSTIANPMTDACAVEAMKLIFTHLRKAVANGQDLAAREGMCFAQYLAGMAFNNASLGYVHSMAHQLGGFYNLPHGECNALLLPYVEKFNLIAKVEKFAEMAAIMGENTAGLAPRDAAELALKAIRQLSTDVGIPANLVELGRRYGKEVKAGDIPTMTANAQKDICRFTNPRCATDKDVADIYTAAM; encoded by the coding sequence ATGGCAGTTCAGGAACAGGTATACGGTTTCTTCATTCCCAGCGTGACCCTCATCGGCATCGGCGCGTCCAAGCTCATCCCGGAGAAGATCAAGGCGCTGGGGGGCAGCAAACCGCTGGTCGTCACGGACAAAGGCGTGGTTGCGGCCGGCATCCTCAAACAGGTGACCGAACTCCTCGACGCCGCCGCCATGCCCTACACGGTCTACGACAAGACCGTGCCCAACCCCACTGACCTCAACGTGGCCGAAGGGACGGAACTCTACAAAAGCTCGGGCTGCGACAGCCTCATCACCCTGGGCGGCGGTTCCTCCCACGACTGCGGCAAGGGCATCGGACTGCTCATTTCCAACGGCGGCAAGATCCACGACTACGAAGGCATCGACAAGGCCACCAAGCCGCTCATGCCCTACCTCGCCGTCAACACCACCGCCGGCACGGCTTCGGAGATGACCCGGTTCGCGGTCATCACCGACACCTCGCGCCACGTCAAAATGGCCATCGCCGACTGGCGCGTCACCCCGGGCATCGCCATAGACGATCCGGTGCTCATGGTCGGGATGCCCCCGGCGCTGACGGCCGCCACCGGCATGGACGCGCTCACCCACGCCGTGGAAGCCTTCGTCTCCACCATCGCCAACCCCATGACCGACGCCTGCGCCGTGGAAGCCATGAAACTCATCTTCACCCACCTGCGCAAGGCCGTGGCCAACGGCCAGGATCTGGCCGCCCGGGAAGGCATGTGCTTTGCCCAGTACCTGGCCGGCATGGCCTTTAATAACGCCAGCCTTGGTTACGTGCATTCCATGGCCCACCAGCTCGGCGGCTTCTACAACCTGCCCCACGGCGAATGCAACGCCCTGCTTCTGCCCTACGTCGAGAAGTTCAACCTCATCGCCAAGGTGGAAAAATTCGCCGAAATGGCCGCCATCATGGGCGAGAACACGGCCGGTCTGGCCCCGCGCGACGCCGCCGAACTGGCGCTCAAGGCCATCCGCCAGCTCTCGACCGACGTCGGCATCCCGGCCAATCTGGTCGAGCTTGGCCGGCGCTACGGCAAGGAGGTCAAGGCGGGTGACATTCCGACCATGACCGCCAACGCCCAGAAGGACATCTGCCGCTTCACCAATCCGCGCTGCGCCACGGACAAGGACGTGGCCGACATCTACACGGCGGCCATGTAG
- a CDS encoding SiaB family protein kinase, with protein MTGGPQFDKCREMLREGGVVLYFKGPVTQEVVEGLGSMIRRKVDFEIANRSRASQAFAVLVEQLQNVLRYAADAVDMASGRMASGELIIRLDPAGLCLSCGNLITRDLGPRIRERLDALAGVDKDGLKALYKAARQQGPDEQSRGAGLGFLEMARRAVSPMRYEIEAVSDELAWFSLDVVIA; from the coding sequence ATGACAGGCGGGCCGCAATTCGACAAATGCCGGGAAATGCTGCGCGAGGGCGGCGTGGTCCTCTACTTCAAGGGACCGGTGACCCAGGAGGTGGTGGAGGGCCTTGGCTCCATGATCCGGCGCAAGGTGGATTTCGAGATCGCCAACCGTTCCCGGGCCTCCCAGGCTTTCGCCGTGCTGGTGGAACAGCTGCAAAACGTGCTGCGCTACGCCGCCGACGCCGTGGACATGGCCAGCGGCCGCATGGCTTCCGGGGAACTCATCATCCGCCTGGACCCGGCCGGCCTGTGCCTGAGCTGCGGCAACCTCATCACCAGGGACCTGGGGCCGCGCATCCGGGAACGCCTCGACGCCCTGGCCGGCGTTGACAAGGACGGCCTCAAGGCCCTGTACAAGGCCGCCCGCCAGCAGGGGCCGGACGAGCAGTCGCGCGGCGCGGGACTGGGGTTTCTGGAGATGGCCCGGCGGGCCGTTTCGCCCATGCGCTACGAGATCGAGGCCGTTTCCGACGAGCTGGCCTGGTTTTCCCTGGATGTCGTCATCGCCTAA